AGTTTGAGTTGGTAAATGCAGGCTCGGGATCTTCCAAAGATTGTGCAAGCTGCGTATCATTTAATTCCCTATTTTATTTTCAGCCCAGAAGAAGGTACATCTTCtgaatttttatcattttccagtcgagtttttttttaatttatttataatagaTGTCTAGGAGGAAATTCTAGTCTATACTACATCAAGCCGCATCACccattttgtatttttttgatCGATGAGCGATGTCTCTTGATGTATGTAAGATCACATAAACTGTTAAAAACTGTCTTAGCTCCTGTCCACTACATAGACAGTGCTTTGTGTGTCAGTTTATTTTTTCCTCGTTACTCTCTTTGCCTTTAACATCTACTAAACAGCCGGTGAAAAACTAGTCATATTTTGTGGCCATTGCAGGCTCCAGAAGTGCACTTTTTGCTGCCACCGATCCTCAGTTGCCAGATTACTGCGAGTCGCTGAAAGCAGAAAATTGGCCAGTCTGTGCTTTCATCTCTCAAGATTGCCGTCCTACAAATCCTTCGGAAGAAGCACACGACATTGAAACTTGTTATAAAGTTTGGGAGAAGACATTAGAGATGATTGGGTTGCCGTCTGATGCAGTGGAGAGACTTATACAGGGGGAAGAAGTCGAATGCAAATATGAAGCCTCCTAATAGGTTATGGAATCCTTTTACTTTTGATTTGTTATCAATTCCTCCGACACCGGAGCTATCCATCTTGTTCAGGCTATCTTGAGATAGCACAGAACATGGAATTTCATCATGTTCAATAGCTATGGATTGCCTGAATCCATCGAGCTTTCTCATGTTACTCTACTTTCTTGGTCACCATAAAAATGCAGTTTCACGTATGTATTGTAACGAAGATAGAAGACATCATAACATGAATTTTCAAACACGATATGACCAGGATTCATTATTTACTATTTTGTATAAAAGATTGtggatttaattaaatatattagatTTTTAGAAGATGTGTACACCGTATCGTTGATTCAAACATAATCCTAAAAAACGGCTGTCTGGACTTGGTTTTTGGTAACGTTGTCTTAAACTCTATATTAGAAGtggtgaaaataaaaatataagtgCAATGTTTGATTTCATTACTGAAAATTGGATTCAAAATCCCCCGTATATCacttcattttaatttttacatGGGTTTGGGAAATAGAAAAATGTACTCCATCGTGAGAAACATGCCCTGTTTATAATGCTGTCACACTTTCAAACCATTTCATGTATGAAAATCACTCAAATTCATTCATCGAGCGGACATCAATGCGTGAATTGTGGAAGATTCGATTAGTACTTGGCCCCTTACATTTTATGTACTACTTGATTGGATTGTCGAATTACACGTAGAATGAAAAACACTAAACTGTCGAAGTGACAAAGATAATTTGAAAAGATGAGTAGAAGTAATCAACAAAAATTCAATAACAAATCGAAGAACTCGAAGTCAAACATTAATCAATAAAGTCTATTGATGTCGTTGGTATGCATATGTCTAAACCATTGAGCTGCGGCAAGAGCTCATTTTAATCAAGAAATGTTGACTTTGATGGTTCAAAATGTCCCGCCGTTTGCTTGTTTTCAGTACATGCTTCTGGTAATCTGAAGCTTAAACAAAACATCGCCTGTAGGAAAAAATAGAATCTTTAGAAACTATAATTTTGCATATGATATGAAATCATGCCCACGGCTTTTACCTTGTTTGGGGCAACATCTCTAACACGGTAAAATATTGGATCTTGTATTTGAGCACCCAAGCCCTTCTCTGCCTCCTAAGAAGAGGAATGAAAATAGCGTAATTCACGGTTGGTCTAGGTGGAGGAAAAACTTTGATTTCTAAAATAGATAAGCGGATGGGAACATGGTCTCCACAGGAAGAAACTTACTGATAATATTGATTCATTTGCTTCATTTGATCGCATGAAACAATAGCAGTGGATCCATGGAAGAGAACCTTTCCAGTACCTTCTCTCTATTAGATCTCTAAATACATCTGCAAAAGTGGGTCAACAATTTCCTTCACTTCCTCAAAGAAAAACCAAGCAAAGTGCAAAATTCAGATTTATATGAACAAAATTCAAGAATAGAATCAAGTTcacaaaaataaaagttaggAGAATAGAAAACCAGATGAATATATGTGTCAAAGGAAGAGAATATACAATCTTCAGGGATATGTTAATAAGCCGCAACCGGAGCTTCAATTTCATTATTATAACTAGTTAAAACTTCAATGACTGATATTAAGATATGACATGCTCAAACTGCCACTAAAACTCAAATAACCAAGCAAAAAGCGGAGTAGGAGCATTGAAAAGTCACCAAGAAATTCCAAAGCAGAGGCAGGTAGGTTCATTATGACATGATCAATGTGCTCCCAGGCCTTTGAGTTGAATGGCTGAGAGTCTCTTGTGCACTTGTTCAAGCCTCTTTTCTTTTTATCAGGCACGCGAAAACCAGCACTCACAGCAACTCCATTTTCTGCAACAGAAATTAGAAAACTACATATGAAACAGAAATAACTCGATTTAATATCAAaggctatatgttacactagcAGCAATATTCCATGGCAGTGATTCCTAGCTTTTCAACATTCAGTAACCCCTCCCCTTCAACCCATAATCATATCATACCTTCAAGAGAACTTTCAGGATGTCTTTTTGATTGGGCTAAATTAGCATCGTCCTTCACACATGATCGTTGATTACCTTCACATAAGATTAACTTCTGATCTGGTATATCTTGCATTGCACCTTAAAGATCACCAAAAATAACATCAAAGTTCACTATCATATAACGCAAAACAGCCAACTAAGACACATACCACTGGGATAATTACTATCTTCTAACTTTGTCTGTCCATTTGTTTGCGTCTCTTTGCCAGAAGTTTCCAAATTATCTGTATCAGATCCTAGACAACTCTCACTTGAAGGCACTTTCATCAGTGAAGATACAAATTTTCGTGCATCCAAATTGTATGCATGGACAAGATTATTAACCTTGTTTTTTTCTGCATTGATCTTCAAATAATGAATGCTGTCTGGATTTAAGTCGTTTGCATACACATGGCATCCTTTTTGTGCAGCTGGTATAGTAAATGGACCAATACCGGCAAACATATCACAAATAATATCCCCAGTCTGGAACATTGAAATCAACCTCAAATGCTCATGTTCCAATCTAGAATTCCAATAAACCAAGCCATAGTCAAGCTTGAAAACTGCTCTGTGTTGCTTCACTTCAGTAACCATATTGCAGTCTCCAGCCAGTACTTCAAATTTCGGCACACGAAACTCATTTGTTATTGTTCCAACTTTATTAACAATGGTCTTGATTCGTggataatttttctgggaaataAAGGAATTATATGAAAAGGTGATCATTGTTCCCAGTCAGATCATTTTTCTATATTAGAGAATCTTATGACACAATTCTtatcatatttttcaacaaaacaAGTCACTGGAGCAGTTCCCACAAGCCATTAAGATCAAATTCTAGATCTaaaattattcaaaatgtgTAGCCCTCAAACAATTTCCTATTATCTAGTTTCATTTTCTAGCATTGGGTATCATTCAAATAGTCCACGAATAATTCTAGAATCTATCAGACAAGTTAAAATTTACTTCTTTTGAGATTCACACTTCTCAAAAAGATAACAAATATAGAAAGGTAGGATTACAATTCAATTGCTCAACCTTTTCAAGCAATAGAGTTATCACAAAAGATTATTCAAAGTAGCAAACTTATATATGCATCTTGATTATATAGATCTCTCTCCAATTTCTACTTCCGCTATTTAAGATTTAAGATACAGTTTAATGTCATTCTGTAATGGACCCAAAGGTGTTTTCCAATTTAGCTAGCCCTTATTAACATTCCAAACGAATCCAATACGATTGAGAGACATCCTTCAAATTTGAGCCtgaccttaaaattttgaattaataagCAATTAACTTTCATTGAAGCAGGAAGTTGACACTCGATTAATTCAATCCAGATGTCCAAAGGCTGCAGTGACCCTCGTGTAAAGAAATAGCATTGGTGGCACAAGTAAAGAAGAAGGTAAAAAAATCTGACTGCTGTACATTGAAGCATGTAaacatacatcataaataacTTTTGCTATAACATCCTTATATGGGAGTAGCTCATCTGTTATATTTAGGTGAGCAATGTGACCTGCACAGAAATCAGAAAGGTTGATCATTAATAGGAATCTGTGTGAAGAATATTAGCTGTAAACTGCAACATCCAATTAAAGTTAGGTCGCTAAACCACATTTGGTAACTTGGTAAGCCAGAAAAGAGACAATTATAACGCATGtgcaaataaacttaaaaaaagGTCATTTCAAGCttgaaaataaaagaataaaaggTTATCACAGAAAATAGACTTAACTATGGTCTCAAAAGATGAAGGCACTTCTACCCCAAGTGGCAAAATCTGCTTCAATATATTGTCTGTAACATAGAAAtatagattaaaaaaaattgataattcATCTGTTTTAAAGCATGGGAAAATTGCAGTAGCTAGCTAGTAGCTATAGTATAAACTACAAGCTACCTGCACTCCAATATGAATAACCAAGAGTAAATGAATAAGGAACCACTTGAATTTCAAAGAGCTCTTTCAATTCATCAACTTTATAACTAGGGATTTCAGATAAATCTGCAAGCGAACTCAAAAGAAAATTCACATGACCGAGCAAGAATACCAGAACATAATATGTCAATCTTTAAAAACTGCATCAAAAGGCgctacatttaaaaataaaatagggTTCATACCAGGATTTTGAATTCTCTCAGCTAATATCAtgtatcgatttttgttgcaagTTGGATCTTCCGTGACAGGTTTGATACGTGGCCTATCAAGCAAATACCTATTCAAGTGGAGAAAAAAAACATGTAACAAAGCTCTGCAGATGAATATCATCGAAATAACTTTAATTATGTAATGTACTTCTGTCCACACCCATTGAGGATTCGAGTGGCGAGCTTGCATTTTTCCCTCGGAATTTGAAGCGCCAACACATTGAAGCGTACATCAAATTTACTGTCGTCTAACATTCCCTCCTTCCCGAAGAAAGTTATTCTATTGATTATTCTTCTGACAAAAAAGCGCAAAAACTATTAAGTCTTGTGAGTATGGTGTCTTCTTAATATGAAATGTCCAGTTACATTGATGCATCtaactaaaataaaaatgtgtttattttattttatttaattttgcaCACCAATTATCAACTGATAATATTCGATTCAGCATATAATACCACTAAATCAACAAGTAACTTATAATCATATATGCGATCATCATATGTCTGTAATACATCGTGAAAATAACTGATCTCTAGTTATATTAACCAGACAATTACTTATCATGTAATCCTCAAGACAGGACTGGAAATGTCAACTCAGACAAATTacctgaatattaatttaaatggtactattatcatataaaaatctaataatcatttaaattcaattaaatttcCAACTTCAACTATTTAGGCaatttaaatttctaaaatttcaaTATCGATCAAAATGCCTAAAATTATTTCAAGATTAAATCGTCGCAAAATATTCTTTTTACCTTTCAATGTTCCTAAACTAATATTCAAGCAACTAGTTTTCCTAAATCTCAAACGTTCCATTTTCTGCCCAAAATCACAAAATACCTTGCAAACTTCATATATAACCATTCTAAGGCATCAAAACTACGAAACCTGAATTAACAGCACTATAGTTCAAAATCCCAATTCTCTGTATGCTGAAATTCGAGACTCAAAAATGGAAGCTGAAATATCGGATTGTGCCTCCAATAGAGCAAAACTTGAACCTACAATATTAACTCAACGAATAATTTATCAATATGAAGCTAATAATCAAGCTAAAAACAATTTAAGCCAAGGTGGAAAATTATCTCACCTAGGCAGCCTACACTCAGATTCAAAGGCTGGAAAATATTGAGTTTCACTTCTCAAACTCGAAGCCTGATCGGAAAACCGACCAGAGCTAGCGGAGATGCTCGGCCGGAATCACGCCAGAGATGGCCGACGGCCTGTTCGGGAGTCGCAacaaaaattcacaaaattagTATGGAAAGATAGCTCTCTTCGTTAGCTTTCCAAATCAGGGATCGGTTTGAATTTTCGGCGATCGACAGCAGCGAACGAACGACTGGAAGAAAAATAGGTCACCGGAAAAATTCGAAATACCCTTCAATGTCGGTACCAATCCGTAGCCATAGTCGCGAGCTTTCCAAATATCTGCTCGATCCTGAAATTCGGCGACAGACGGTAGAAATATTGCTgatcaaaatttcgaaaatggttGTGAATTTGAAACAGGGGATTCGCTGGGTTGGAGAGTGAAAATCGTGCCAAAATCTCTTGATCTAATTGCCGTAAAAAAATGGTTGTGCTATATATTGGTGCAAACTTTAGCATCACTATTTTAATATTGTGTTCAAAACCGGTCTATTTaaggtattttaaaattttaatatatattttaatattatctataaactaataatttttaatatttattttttaaaaaaattactaatttaattattttaaatttatcgatttaaaataattaatctaatttATTGTCATATACAATATAATTAACATCGGTTATTACATGTTTTTCGTTCATCCTCCACCAcacaccatatatatatataataatcaaaacatttACTATTGATAATCCATCATGAATTCAGACCACTAAGGCTGCGTTTGGTTGaaagataaaataaactaataattagtatgtatatgataaagaaaataattGGCGTAGAAATATAACATATAGTGTAAAATAGTAttttgtttggtaagatttttaagtgtaggataattttgaaaagacaaaattgccctttcttctttctttttcttcttccactCAGGCGGCGGCGGTCCG
This window of the Primulina tabacum isolate GXHZ01 chromosome 4, ASM2559414v2, whole genome shotgun sequence genome carries:
- the LOC142542281 gene encoding tRNA (guanine(37)-N(1))-methyltransferase 2 isoform X2, translating into MLDDSKFDVRFNVLALQIPREKCKLATRILNGYLLDRPRIKPVTEDPTCNKNRYMILAERIQNPDLSEIPSYKVDELKELFEIQVVPYSFTLGYSYWSADNILKQILPLGVEVPSSFETIGHIAHLNITDELLPYKDVIAKVIYDKNYPRIKTIVNKVGTITNEFRVPKFEVLAGDCNMVTEVKQHRAVFKLDYGLVYWNSRLEHEHLRLISMFQTGDIICDMFAGIGPFTIPAAQKGCHVYANDLNPDSIHYLKINAEKNKVNNLVHAYNLDARKFVSSLMKVPSSESCLGSDTDNLETSGKETQTNGQTKLEDSNYPSGAMQDIPDQKLILCEGNQRSCVKDDANLAQSKRHPESSLEENGVAVSAGFRVPDKKKRGLNKCTRDSQPFNSKAWEHIDHVIMNLPASALEFLDVFRDLIERRYWKGSLPWIHCYCFMRSNEANESILSEAEKGLGAQIQDPIFYRVRDVAPNKAMFCLSFRLPEACTENKQTAGHFEPSKSTFLD
- the LOC142542281 gene encoding tRNA (guanine(37)-N(1))-methyltransferase 2 isoform X1; translation: MLDDSKFDVRFNVLALQIPREKCKLATRILNGCGQKYLLDRPRIKPVTEDPTCNKNRYMILAERIQNPDLSEIPSYKVDELKELFEIQVVPYSFTLGYSYWSADNILKQILPLGVEVPSSFETIGHIAHLNITDELLPYKDVIAKVIYDKNYPRIKTIVNKVGTITNEFRVPKFEVLAGDCNMVTEVKQHRAVFKLDYGLVYWNSRLEHEHLRLISMFQTGDIICDMFAGIGPFTIPAAQKGCHVYANDLNPDSIHYLKINAEKNKVNNLVHAYNLDARKFVSSLMKVPSSESCLGSDTDNLETSGKETQTNGQTKLEDSNYPSGAMQDIPDQKLILCEGNQRSCVKDDANLAQSKRHPESSLEENGVAVSAGFRVPDKKKRGLNKCTRDSQPFNSKAWEHIDHVIMNLPASALEFLDVFRDLIERRYWKGSLPWIHCYCFMRSNEANESILSEAEKGLGAQIQDPIFYRVRDVAPNKAMFCLSFRLPEACTENKQTAGHFEPSKSTFLD